The nucleotide sequence TGAGGATCTGCGGTGATTGTCATAAAGCAATCGAATTTATGTCGGAGATAGAGAGACGAGAGATTGTAGTGAGAGACACGACAAGGTTTCACCATTTCAAAGATGGGTCTTGCTCTTGTGGCGGTTActggtaaaaaaataaaagacaagAGATTTGACTCTGGACAGGTCAAATCTGATGTGAGGACAGTATTTAAATACGTTAGTGTGTGAATAAAGTTTCCACCTTTGACTTGACAAAGTTGCGTTAAGGAAGGAAGGATGCGCAGATCGGCGAGCGGCTCAAGAGTTTCTGATCAATCACCATCTCCGTCTCCGCCTCGATCTCAGAGTGTTGCAACTATGGAAGATGATGTGGAGCTGCTGTTGCCAAGGTACGACCCGAGTTCTCAACCGGGGAAGAGAGAGAAGTCACGGTTGAGATCTGCAGAAAACGTCATCCATTTCATTCCTCTCCTTCTTCTGCTCTGTGTTGTAATCCTCTGGCTCTTTTCTCATTCAGGTAAACCGAGAATTTGGAAAGAAAAACTAATCGTGGTTGGTTAATGATTTCATCCATAGATTCAGAAATTGATTCAGTCATTTCATTAAATTTTGCGAAACTTAGTATATCTGGTTTTAATTTGATCATATAGTCGCAATACTAAACCAGTGATGGACCTGGAATTTGTCAGCAGCTTGAAGGAGTTGATTTGAGTGGAAGAAGACAATTGTTTACATGGGAATAAAACATCTTTTTACTGCAAGACTTCGATGAGATGGGGCCAGCCAGTCGAATGATTTTTCTGTACCCACACACATATTCATAGGGTATTGTCTGAGTGAAATTTCTGTTTGAGATTACTATTTATATAGTCcttgatttttattcttttccAACAAACTTTATTTAGTCCTTGGCTAAACAGCACTGTTATGTAATAAAATGTGAAATTTCAAGTATGTAAAACTATGTCAACAACACAACtcaattaacaaaaagaaaacaaaattacttATTGATGATAATCTAGTAATCACTAATCACTGGTCGAACAAAAGATCAAACTTCAACTTAATCTACCTTATTTTAATGACAAAGGTCGAGATTAATGCAAATAGGATATCCTAAAATAAAATCGGGATCTgtctgataaaaataataatttggaaTACAAAACAAATCCAAGAAACTTACGAGCATGTACAGTGACTtgggaaaaataaaaacacaatgcTCGCTCATTGACTTGTTCTGTCTCTCAATTTAAACTCAATGAATCAGTATCCTTCCAAGCAAATCTTCTTCGATTTTCGCATCCTTCAGGTTGGTCTCGATCTCAAATCAAATCGTGATGGCTTGATAAACCTAATTGTTTCTGTTATTCTGTAGTAAGAGTTAGGATCCAACCGTCAAGTTCTTAGATCGATAATCGAAACTTTACTTCTGTTTTGATTTCTCTGTTAGATTGATGTTTAGGAAACGTAACATAGTTCTGATTTGATTAAGGTTTATACTTGTTGAACTTTGAAAACGTCGTGGTTGGTGGTACGTAGATAAAGTCTTTAACATTTCGGTCAACTGTGCATGATCTCTGGACCAAAACCTTGTTTCAGTTTCTGTTTTTGTAATAATCGCTAAAAGAGTCGTTGTCTTGTATGGATTGCTAAAAGTTTTGAGCTTTCATTGTTAACAGGCACATTCTCTAGAAGCACAACATCGACTCAGTTTTAACCTTTAAGCTGTCCCAACAGCGTTTTGAAGCTTGAGAAGGTTCGTATGCGCCTTTGGGAACCATGATTGAAGTAAAGCGACCTGGTTCTTCCACAAGGATCACCACAACACTCCTTGACTCCTTGATGATTCTCTTCAGAAACAAACACATCTTACTCCCAATCTTCGCCTTCATAGCCATCCCTCTCTCGGCCTTGCATCTCTCCTTAACTCTCACCTCCTTTCGTCTCAAAAACCATGTCTTCCGCTTAGAAGCCCTAGCCAACGTTGTCCACACGCGGTTCGAAGCTAGACAGATATGGGAAGAG is from Brassica napus cultivar Da-Ae chromosome A1 unlocalized genomic scaffold, Da-Ae chrA01_Random_2, whole genome shotgun sequence and encodes:
- the LOC125593884 gene encoding uncharacterized protein LOC125593884 isoform X1 produces the protein MRRSASGSRVSDQSPSPSPPRSQSVATMEDDVELLLPRYDPSSQPGKREKSRLRSAENVIHFIPLLLLLCVVILWLFSHSVAILNQ
- the LOC125593884 gene encoding uncharacterized protein LOC125593884 isoform X2 yields the protein MRRSASGSRVSDQSPSPSPPRSQSVATMEDDVELLLPRYDPSSQPGKREKSRLRSAENVIHFIPLLLLLCVVILWLFSHSAA
- the LOC125593884 gene encoding uncharacterized protein LOC125593884 isoform X3, which gives rise to MRRSASGSRVSDQSPSPSPPRSQSVATMEDDVELLLPRYDPSSQPGKREKSRLRSAENVIHFIPLLLLLCVVILWLFSHSA